One Maniola jurtina chromosome 24, ilManJurt1.1, whole genome shotgun sequence DNA window includes the following coding sequences:
- the LOC123877827 gene encoding uncharacterized protein LOC123877827 isoform X1 yields the protein MAVNKFPLKLRPEEELAIRGAHLLGPCLEAKFDELKYEILSKIDKEMGDSKNTREYISQKYDELCKKIQFLGELDATVSGFRSDVKAVERHIAELSVRVDDIEKRTIIKESPSLSSSLFSNIK from the exons ATGGCAGTAAATAAATTCCCTTTGAAGTTAAGGCCTGAAGAGGAGCTAGCTATCCGAGGGGCTCATTTACTTGGACCATGCTTGGAGGCTAAATTCGATGAGTTGAAGTATGAGATTTTGAGTAAAATTGATAAGGAGATGGGCGATTCTAAGAATACCAGAGAGTACATTTCTCAGAAGTATGATGAGTTGTGTAAAAAGATCCAGTTCTTGGGGGAGTTGGATGCGACG GTATCAGGATTCAGGAGTGACGTGAAGGCGGTGGAGAGGCACATCGCTGAGCTGTCGGTGCGCGTCGACGACATCGAGAAGAGGACCATAATCAAAGAGAGTCCCTCCCTCTCATCTTCTCTGTTCTCCAACATCAAATAA
- the LOC123877827 gene encoding uncharacterized protein LOC123877827 isoform X2, whose amino-acid sequence MAVNKFPLKLRPEEELAIRGAHLLGPCLEAKFDELKYEILSKIDKEMGDSKNTREYISQKYDELCKKIQFLGELDATVSGFRSDVKAVERHIAELSVRVDDIEKRTIIKESPSLSSSLFSNIK is encoded by the exons ATGGCAGTAAATAAATTCCCTTTGAAGTTAAGGCCTGAAGAGGAGCTAGCTATCCGAGGGGCTCATTTACTTGGACCATGCTTGGAGGCTAAATTCGATGAGTTGAAGTATGAGATTTTGAGTAAAATTGATAAGGAGATGGGCGATTCTAAGAATACCAGAGAGTACATTTCTCAGAAGTATGATGAGTTGTGTAAAAAGATCCAGTTCTTGGGGGAGTTGGATGCGACGGTA TCAGGATTCAGGAGTGACGTGAAGGCGGTGGAGAGGCACATCGCTGAGCTGTCGGTGCGCGTCGACGACATCGAGAAGAGGACCATAATCAAAGAGAGTCCCTCCCTCTCATCTTCTCTGTTCTCCAACATCAAATAA